The Nitriliruptor alkaliphilus DSM 45188 genome includes a region encoding these proteins:
- a CDS encoding NAD-dependent epimerase/dehydratase family protein: MRITVTGGTGFVGAHCVRALLDGGHDVVLAVRDERKVAPALTPLGIDPSRCEVVLVDVLDADGFGRALDGTDALLHAANVYSLNARDAALMQQVNVEGTRIALEEAARRGLDPIIHVSSCAALLPSDGLTATSPLGDPPGPYARSKVDAERVALEVRDTGAPIVITNPASVYGPHQPHVGESARLVRDMLKGKARLDPGGGFGVVDVRDVATAHARLFEEQRREQRYLMQSRWVAYRDLFRHLERVVGRRLPRVSLPSGPVYAVSRMADAAQRRGIDPGFSSEAVWVLRNWPPDPEDHPDSVLGVTCRPLHDTLRDTVAWLHERGLVSRRQAGDAAGLDWTAGDAATPEPV, encoded by the coding sequence GTGCGGATCACGGTGACCGGCGGTACGGGCTTCGTCGGGGCGCACTGCGTCCGCGCCCTGCTCGACGGTGGTCACGACGTCGTGCTGGCGGTGCGCGACGAGCGGAAGGTCGCCCCAGCCCTGACCCCGCTCGGCATCGACCCGAGCCGGTGCGAGGTCGTGCTCGTGGACGTCCTGGACGCCGACGGGTTCGGCCGAGCGCTCGACGGCACGGATGCCCTGCTCCATGCCGCCAACGTCTACAGCCTGAACGCGCGTGACGCGGCGCTGATGCAGCAGGTCAACGTCGAGGGCACCAGGATCGCACTCGAGGAGGCGGCCCGCCGCGGCCTGGACCCCATCATCCACGTCTCGTCGTGTGCCGCGCTGCTGCCGAGCGACGGCCTGACCGCGACGTCGCCGCTCGGCGACCCCCCCGGCCCGTACGCACGGTCGAAGGTGGACGCCGAGCGGGTCGCGCTCGAGGTGCGCGACACGGGGGCCCCGATCGTCATCACCAACCCCGCCTCGGTGTACGGCCCGCACCAGCCCCACGTCGGCGAGAGCGCACGACTCGTCCGCGACATGCTGAAGGGCAAGGCGCGTCTGGACCCCGGTGGTGGTTTCGGGGTCGTCGACGTGCGGGACGTCGCGACCGCGCACGCGCGACTGTTCGAGGAGCAGCGGCGGGAGCAGCGGTACCTGATGCAGAGCCGTTGGGTCGCCTACCGCGACCTGTTCCGGCACCTGGAACGGGTCGTCGGACGCCGTCTGCCGCGGGTGTCGCTGCCGAGCGGGCCGGTGTACGCGGTCAGTCGTATGGCCGATGCCGCGCAGCGTCGTGGCATCGATCCGGGGTTCTCGTCGGAGGCGGTGTGGGTCCTGAGGAACTGGCCGCCGGATCCCGAGGATCATCCGGACTCCGTCCTCGGGGTCACGTGCCGGCCTCTGCACGACACGTTGCGCGACACCGTCGCCTGGCTCCACGAACGCGGCCTCGTCAGCCGCCGCCAGGCCGGCGACGCCGCGGGGCTCGACTGGACCGCTGGCGACGCGGCGACCCCGGAACCTGTGTAA
- a CDS encoding RNA polymerase sigma-70 factor — MTITDLFDELRPLAFSIAYQMLGSVTEAEDVVQEAFLRAHQTIERGEQIESPRAYLATLTTRLAIDHLRSARVRREQYVGEWLPEPLATESTPAERAETTDSLSLAFLVLLETLTPQQRAAFLLREVFGYPYPEVAEIVGTSVDSTRHLVARARKHVQERRPRNLATRQQRDELAERFFAAAGDGDLAALEELLTEDVVLHADGGGKVQALKRPVHGARRVAKLVSHGLAVLAERGMRIQITELNGEPAGLAIDADDHLIGVMALDIADGRIQTIHSIANPDKLRHLDPARSAG, encoded by the coding sequence ATGACCATCACGGACCTGTTCGACGAGTTGCGGCCTCTGGCGTTCTCGATCGCCTACCAGATGCTCGGCAGCGTCACCGAGGCCGAGGACGTGGTGCAGGAGGCGTTCCTGCGGGCGCACCAGACGATCGAGCGCGGTGAGCAGATCGAGTCACCACGGGCGTACCTCGCCACCCTGACGACCCGGTTGGCGATCGACCACCTGCGTTCCGCACGGGTGCGACGCGAGCAGTACGTCGGCGAGTGGCTGCCCGAGCCGCTGGCCACCGAGTCGACGCCGGCCGAGCGGGCCGAGACCACTGACTCGTTGTCGTTGGCGTTCCTGGTGCTGCTCGAGACCCTCACCCCGCAGCAGCGGGCCGCGTTCCTGCTGCGCGAGGTGTTCGGGTACCCGTACCCGGAGGTGGCCGAGATCGTCGGCACCAGCGTGGACAGCACGCGGCACCTGGTCGCCCGAGCCCGCAAGCACGTGCAGGAGCGTCGCCCGCGCAACCTCGCCACCCGACAGCAACGCGACGAACTGGCCGAGCGGTTCTTCGCCGCCGCGGGCGACGGCGACCTCGCCGCGCTCGAGGAGCTGCTCACCGAGGACGTGGTGCTGCACGCCGACGGTGGCGGCAAGGTCCAGGCGCTCAAGCGGCCGGTCCACGGCGCCCGTCGGGTGGCCAAGCTCGTGTCGCACGGGCTGGCCGTGCTGGCCGAACGCGGGATGCGGATCCAGATCACCGAACTCAACGGCGAGCCGGCCGGGTTGGCGATCGACGCCGACGACCACCTGATCGGCGTCATGGCGCTCGACATCGCCGACGGGCGGATCCAGACGATCCACTCGATCGCCAACCCCGACAAGCTGCGCCACCTCGACCCGGCACGCTCCGCAGGTTGA
- a CDS encoding pyridoxamine 5'-phosphate oxidase family protein: MSWQTFQDRAPDLAEFGARRLTGSGVAYLATVTDSGAPRLHPVTPIVAPGHLLLFMESTSPKGRDLERGSRYALHCSVEDSGGGGGEFRVAGTGRRVTDPGLRELAVSHASYEPADRYVLFELSVDDAFSTVYDDGEPIRDRFRA, translated from the coding sequence ATGAGCTGGCAGACGTTCCAGGACCGAGCCCCCGACCTCGCCGAGTTCGGTGCCCGGCGGCTCACCGGCTCCGGGGTCGCCTACCTGGCGACCGTCACCGACAGCGGTGCACCGAGGCTGCACCCGGTGACTCCGATCGTGGCACCCGGCCACCTGCTGCTGTTCATGGAGTCGACCTCACCGAAGGGGCGCGACCTGGAGCGCGGCAGCCGGTACGCCCTGCACTGCTCGGTCGAGGACTCGGGCGGCGGAGGCGGCGAGTTCCGGGTGGCGGGGACCGGGCGACGCGTCACCGACCCAGGCCTCCGCGAGCTGGCTGTCAGCCACGCGTCGTACGAACCGGCCGACCGCTACGTGCTCTTCGAACTGTCGGTCGACGACGCCTTCAGCACCGTGTACGACGACGGAGAGCCCATCCGCGACCGCTTCCGCGCCTGA
- a CDS encoding ABC transporter permease: MTGNGVREPDPAPVVRGRGAALAGTGTLLRFILRRDRIKLPAWLLGTTGLLFNFGAALPRVFETEEQLQDLGRFMDGAMGAMFGPGYGRDAIALDVYIANVYALFFFILAALMSLQLVARHTRADEQHARAELVRSSVVGRHAQLTATLIVAVGANAVLALLLGGAMAANGYDGGQGLLLGAGVAAVGLVFAGVAAITVQVTEHARSATAIAGAVLGAAWLIRAAGDMAGEHGSALSWLSPLAWSNQTRPYVDGRWWPLLLSLSLAVAAATLGFVLSTRRDVGAGLFAARLGAPTAAPWLRSPLTVAFRLQRASLAWWTGALATFGFILGGVGDQIADPAEMSEERVEMFGGSVDTLLDGYLGIITMLTAVLAGVMVVRAVQAVASEEAEGRAEALLATATARGVWLGTHLAVTAVGLVVMLSVVGVASGIGAGLAVGDGAYVGQVAAAHLAHVPGLLVLLGLAAALFGLLPRAIGVTWVLVGLGLFSGLFGAMMDLPRWLRNLVPMEHAGHPPLDDIAWPAAGICLVVAAVLAAAGLAGFRRRDLRTT; encoded by the coding sequence ATGACGGGGAACGGTGTCCGCGAGCCGGATCCGGCCCCGGTCGTCCGAGGGCGCGGCGCGGCGCTGGCCGGCACCGGCACCCTGCTGCGCTTCATCCTGCGTCGGGACCGGATCAAGCTGCCGGCCTGGCTGCTCGGCACGACCGGGCTGCTGTTCAACTTCGGCGCGGCCCTGCCCCGGGTCTTCGAGACCGAGGAGCAGCTGCAGGACCTCGGCCGGTTCATGGACGGGGCGATGGGCGCCATGTTCGGGCCCGGGTACGGGCGTGATGCCATCGCCCTGGACGTGTACATCGCCAACGTCTACGCGCTGTTCTTCTTCATCCTCGCCGCGTTGATGAGCCTGCAGTTGGTCGCGCGCCACACCCGGGCCGACGAGCAGCACGCGCGGGCCGAGCTGGTCCGTTCGAGCGTGGTGGGGCGACACGCCCAGCTCACCGCGACGCTGATCGTCGCGGTCGGCGCCAACGCGGTGTTGGCGCTCCTGCTCGGCGGCGCCATGGCTGCCAACGGCTACGACGGCGGTCAGGGCCTGTTGCTCGGGGCCGGCGTCGCTGCGGTCGGACTGGTCTTCGCCGGGGTCGCCGCCATCACCGTGCAGGTCACCGAGCACGCACGGTCCGCGACGGCGATCGCGGGTGCGGTCCTCGGTGCGGCCTGGCTGATCCGGGCAGCCGGTGACATGGCCGGGGAACACGGCAGCGCGCTGTCGTGGCTCTCACCCCTCGCGTGGTCGAACCAGACGCGGCCCTACGTCGACGGCCGCTGGTGGCCGCTGCTGCTCTCGCTCTCCCTCGCGGTGGCGGCAGCGACCCTCGGGTTCGTGCTGTCCACGCGCCGCGACGTGGGGGCGGGCCTGTTCGCGGCCCGCCTCGGAGCACCGACCGCGGCGCCGTGGCTGCGGTCACCACTCACGGTCGCGTTCCGCCTGCAGCGGGCCAGCCTGGCGTGGTGGACCGGGGCGCTGGCGACGTTCGGGTTCATCCTCGGTGGTGTCGGTGACCAGATCGCCGATCCCGCGGAGATGAGCGAGGAACGGGTCGAGATGTTCGGCGGGTCCGTCGACACCCTGCTCGACGGGTACCTCGGGATCATCACGATGCTGACCGCCGTCCTCGCCGGCGTGATGGTCGTCCGCGCCGTGCAGGCCGTCGCGTCGGAGGAGGCCGAGGGTCGCGCCGAGGCCCTGCTGGCGACCGCCACCGCTCGCGGCGTCTGGCTCGGCACCCACCTGGCCGTCACGGCGGTCGGGCTGGTCGTGATGCTGTCGGTCGTCGGTGTGGCGAGCGGGATCGGCGCGGGGCTCGCGGTCGGCGACGGCGCCTACGTCGGGCAGGTGGCCGCGGCCCACCTGGCACACGTCCCGGGGCTGCTGGTCCTGCTCGGACTCGCGGCCGCGCTGTTCGGCCTGCTCCCGCGGGCGATCGGCGTCACCTGGGTGCTGGTCGGGCTCGGGCTGTTCTCCGGTCTGTTCGGTGCCATGATGGACCTGCCTCGTTGGCTGCGGAACCTGGTGCCGATGGAGCACGCCGGGCACCCACCCCTGGACGACATCGCGTGGCCGGCAGCGGGGATCTGTCTCGTGGTCGCCGCCGTGCTGGCGGCTGCGGGGCTGGCCGGCTTCCGCCGTCGGGACCTGCGGACCACGTGA
- a CDS encoding dihydrofolate reductase family protein, with amino-acid sequence MAAELTTITNVSVDGYIEDAQGSFDFAVPDDEYFTFITDLVRPIGTYLYGRRLYETMAVWETDPALAAESELRADFADLWRSADKVVYSTTLESASTARTQLVPRFDPDAVRAMKASASRDLTVGGSELAAQAFDAGLVDECHLFVHPALLGTGKPALPISAWTRLELLDARRFDSGIMYLRYRTRP; translated from the coding sequence TTGGCCGCGGAGCTGACGACCATCACGAACGTGTCCGTCGACGGCTACATCGAGGACGCGCAGGGGAGCTTCGACTTCGCCGTCCCCGATGACGAGTACTTCACGTTCATCACCGACCTCGTGCGCCCGATCGGCACCTACCTCTACGGGCGGCGCCTGTACGAGACGATGGCGGTCTGGGAGACCGACCCCGCCCTCGCGGCCGAGTCGGAGCTCAGGGCCGACTTCGCCGACCTCTGGCGGAGCGCGGACAAGGTCGTCTACTCCACGACCCTCGAGTCGGCATCCACGGCCAGGACCCAACTCGTACCGCGCTTCGACCCGGATGCGGTCCGCGCGATGAAGGCCTCGGCCTCACGCGATCTGACGGTGGGCGGGTCGGAGCTCGCGGCGCAGGCGTTCGACGCCGGGCTGGTCGACGAGTGCCACCTCTTCGTCCACCCCGCCCTGCTCGGTACGGGCAAGCCGGCGCTGCCCATCAGCGCGTGGACCAGACTCGAACTCCTCGACGCGCGTCGGTTCGACAGCGGCATCATGTACCTCCGCTACCGCACGCGACCCTGA
- a CDS encoding endonuclease/exonuclease/phosphatase family protein, with amino-acid sequence MRIRRFHRVVVAGVASVALAVVASAGAVASPQAKPEAPRSDRAIVDVATYNLYLGADLNPLFQAASFGDLVARAGQVYAAVEATDFTERAGAIAALIAKERPDVVGLQEVALWELGVGPVGGAPPAEYAVTYDFLELLLDELAARGVPYEPVATNRNFVGTLPIALAGDPALGFPDSPWARFTQNDVIVMRSGLPARHLSVDEASVVEANYAADLTIPSGVPGVPPYVVPRGWSSVDVTVKGFTFRFFNTHLEAFDWDVRAEQAAELAGQVEASPFPAVLVGDVNSRPPSCTDFNTVAFQILLDAGLVEVWDEVYPTGKRRCTGFTSGQAADLLNAESRLDHRIDVIMFDPSALTAIRTDVIGDEQRDRSEPSGFWPSDHAGSVATLKTVRP; translated from the coding sequence GTGCGCATCCGTCGGTTCCACCGCGTCGTCGTCGCGGGAGTGGCGAGCGTCGCGCTCGCGGTGGTGGCCTCCGCGGGAGCGGTCGCTTCGCCGCAGGCGAAGCCCGAGGCGCCGAGATCCGATCGGGCCATCGTGGACGTCGCCACCTACAACCTCTACCTGGGTGCCGATCTCAACCCACTGTTCCAGGCGGCATCGTTCGGTGACCTCGTCGCACGAGCCGGCCAGGTCTACGCCGCCGTCGAGGCCACCGACTTCACCGAACGGGCCGGTGCCATCGCCGCCCTGATCGCCAAGGAACGACCGGACGTCGTGGGGCTGCAGGAGGTCGCGCTCTGGGAGCTCGGCGTCGGGCCGGTCGGCGGAGCGCCGCCGGCGGAGTACGCCGTCACCTACGACTTCCTCGAGCTGCTGCTCGATGAGCTCGCGGCCCGCGGCGTCCCGTACGAGCCGGTCGCGACCAACCGGAACTTCGTCGGCACCCTGCCGATCGCGTTGGCGGGTGACCCCGCGCTGGGCTTCCCCGACTCACCGTGGGCACGGTTCACCCAGAACGACGTGATCGTGATGCGCTCCGGCCTGCCCGCCCGACACCTGTCCGTCGACGAGGCGAGCGTGGTCGAGGCCAACTACGCCGCTGACCTCACCATCCCATCGGGTGTCCCCGGTGTGCCGCCGTACGTGGTGCCGCGGGGCTGGTCCTCGGTGGACGTCACCGTCAAGGGCTTCACGTTCCGCTTCTTCAACACCCACCTCGAGGCGTTCGACTGGGACGTGCGCGCGGAACAGGCCGCGGAGCTCGCCGGTCAGGTCGAGGCGTCGCCGTTCCCCGCGGTCCTCGTCGGTGACGTCAACTCGCGGCCGCCCTCGTGCACGGACTTCAACACGGTGGCGTTCCAGATCCTGCTGGACGCGGGCCTGGTCGAGGTCTGGGACGAGGTCTACCCGACGGGCAAGCGCCGGTGCACCGGGTTCACCAGCGGTCAGGCCGCCGACCTGCTCAACGCCGAGAGCCGGCTCGACCACCGGATCGACGTGATCATGTTCGATCCGAGTGCGCTCACCGCCATCCGGACCGACGTCATCGGGGACGAGCAACGTGACCGCTCGGAGCCGAGCGGGTTCTGGCCCTCGGACCACGCCGGCAGCGTCGCCACGCTGAAGACCGTGCGGCCCTGA
- a CDS encoding 4Fe-4S domain-containing protein, producing MARTDLRHPAGAPGPWFVDDRCIDCDAARQVAPGLIARNPGDGVSVFTRQPTTDDEVAMAWRAVLVCPTRSVGHETIRQPPPGVYPHHLGDGVHRLGHNARDSFGAHSYLVVRPGGNLLVDAPRWTQQLLGPIADLGGVDHLLLTHRDDVADADRYAERFGARVWIHEDDRAAAPYATDLVRGTDEVEVVPGVVGFPVPGHTRGSVLWHVDGRLLFSGDSLSWSPRQERLTAFRDACWYSWDAQTASLDRFARSGHRFDRLFCGHGWSHDAPAEVFHDHLVDLVARMPDRR from the coding sequence ATGGCCCGCACCGACCTGCGACACCCGGCAGGTGCGCCAGGGCCTTGGTTCGTGGATGACCGCTGCATCGACTGTGACGCCGCCCGTCAGGTCGCGCCGGGCCTCATCGCCCGCAACCCCGGCGACGGCGTCTCGGTGTTCACCCGCCAGCCGACCACCGACGACGAGGTGGCGATGGCGTGGCGGGCGGTGCTCGTCTGTCCGACGCGCTCGGTCGGGCACGAGACCATCCGCCAGCCCCCACCGGGCGTCTACCCGCACCACCTCGGCGACGGGGTCCACCGGCTCGGCCACAACGCGCGGGACTCGTTCGGCGCCCACAGCTACCTCGTGGTCCGCCCCGGCGGGAACCTGCTCGTGGACGCGCCGCGGTGGACCCAGCAGTTGCTCGGTCCCATCGCCGACCTCGGCGGCGTCGACCACCTCCTGCTCACCCACCGCGACGACGTCGCCGACGCGGACCGCTACGCCGAGCGGTTCGGTGCCCGCGTGTGGATCCACGAGGACGATCGTGCCGCTGCGCCGTACGCGACCGATCTCGTCCGCGGTACCGACGAGGTCGAGGTGGTCCCTGGCGTCGTCGGGTTCCCGGTGCCGGGTCACACCCGCGGCAGCGTGCTGTGGCACGTCGACGGTCGCCTGCTGTTCTCGGGTGACTCGCTCTCCTGGAGCCCACGGCAGGAACGGCTCACCGCCTTCCGGGACGCCTGCTGGTACTCGTGGGACGCCCAGACCGCCTCGCTCGACCGCTTCGCGCGTTCCGGCCACCGTTTCGACCGGTTGTTCTGTGGGCACGGCTGGAGCCACGACGCGCCGGCCGAGGTGTTCCACGACCACCTCGTCGACCTCGTCGCCCGGATGCCGGACCGTCGCTGA
- a CDS encoding S8 family peptidase has protein sequence MSDDAPPPEDERAEEPSTRLVEPVPTSPELVIDSVIARPLQERMQEDEGPISVVVELRTTYPGGVPAAIDRVAVMVREIAGTDAGVAVIGTYLTAHLTADQIRRLVQRDASTSESTAGGDEVLGGPTTAGSSPRVAIHRLWPNFTTGALIHRTVVTTKCQAVHRAFDGLGQDVVWAVLDSGIDATHAHFAVHANLELPAHLQHRSFVGTPDAEATQDAAGHGTHVAGIIAGAQVVGADDEPFAAATWYQDDRGDARTNRLPLREITGMAPRCKLLSCKVLRDDRTGDMAALLAALQYIQELNGDGRDLQVHGVNLSVGYPFDPSWFAAGLTPVCKEVDRLVRSGVVVVAAAGNTGTGFVLGPDGNRVRMGLDLSINDPGNAELAITVGATSARPHSTGVSYFSSKGPTGDGRMKPDLVAPGERVVSAGAGAALQRARATVPDATYIEDSGTSMAAPHVSGVAAALLSVHREFLGRPEDIKRVLLSSATDLGRVREFQGHGLVDAMRAIQAV, from the coding sequence GTGAGCGACGACGCACCCCCGCCCGAGGACGAGCGGGCCGAGGAGCCGTCGACGCGGCTGGTCGAACCGGTCCCGACGTCGCCGGAGCTGGTGATCGACTCGGTCATCGCCCGTCCGCTGCAGGAACGCATGCAGGAGGACGAGGGACCGATCAGCGTCGTCGTCGAGCTGCGCACCACCTACCCCGGCGGCGTCCCGGCCGCCATCGACCGGGTCGCGGTGATGGTGCGCGAGATCGCGGGGACCGACGCCGGGGTCGCGGTGATCGGCACCTACCTGACGGCGCACCTGACCGCCGACCAGATCCGCAGGCTGGTCCAGCGCGACGCGAGCACCTCGGAGAGCACGGCCGGGGGCGACGAGGTGCTCGGCGGACCGACCACGGCCGGTTCATCGCCCCGGGTCGCGATCCACCGGCTGTGGCCGAACTTCACCACCGGTGCGCTCATCCACCGCACCGTCGTGACGACCAAGTGCCAGGCGGTCCACCGCGCCTTCGACGGGCTCGGCCAGGACGTGGTGTGGGCGGTACTCGATTCCGGCATCGATGCGACGCACGCCCACTTCGCGGTGCACGCCAACCTGGAGCTGCCCGCTCACCTCCAGCACCGCAGCTTCGTCGGCACGCCGGACGCCGAGGCGACGCAGGACGCCGCCGGCCACGGCACACACGTCGCGGGGATCATCGCCGGCGCCCAGGTCGTCGGGGCCGACGACGAGCCCTTCGCGGCGGCGACCTGGTACCAGGACGACCGCGGCGACGCGCGGACCAACCGGCTGCCGCTGCGCGAGATCACCGGGATGGCCCCGCGCTGCAAGCTGCTGTCGTGCAAGGTGCTCCGCGACGACCGCACGGGCGACATGGCGGCGCTCCTCGCCGCCCTCCAGTACATCCAGGAGCTCAACGGCGACGGCCGGGACCTGCAGGTGCACGGGGTCAACCTCTCGGTGGGCTACCCCTTCGATCCGAGCTGGTTCGCCGCGGGGCTCACCCCGGTCTGCAAGGAGGTCGACCGGCTCGTGCGGTCCGGCGTCGTGGTCGTGGCGGCCGCGGGCAACACCGGCACCGGGTTCGTCCTCGGGCCGGACGGCAACCGGGTGCGGATGGGCCTCGACCTGTCGATCAACGACCCGGGGAACGCCGAGCTCGCGATCACCGTCGGGGCGACGTCGGCCCGTCCCCACTCGACCGGCGTGTCGTACTTCTCCTCGAAGGGGCCGACCGGCGACGGCCGCATGAAGCCGGACCTCGTCGCACCCGGCGAGCGTGTCGTCAGCGCGGGTGCCGGCGCAGCGCTGCAGCGGGCGCGGGCCACGGTGCCCGACGCCACCTACATCGAGGACTCCGGGACCTCGATGGCCGCCCCGCACGTATCGGGGGTCGCCGCCGCGCTGCTGTCGGTGCACCGCGAGTTCCTCGGTCGTCCGGAGGACATCAAGCGGGTGCTGCTGTCCTCAGCGACCGACCTCGGGCGCGTACGCGAGTTCCAGGGCCACGGTCTGGTGGACGCGATGCGCGCCATCCAGGCCGTCTGA
- a CDS encoding ABC transporter ATP-binding protein, which translates to MTAVIATSGLVKTFGSTRALDQVDLTVTAGEVHGFLGPNGAGKSTTIRVLLGLLRADAGGVEVLGADPWRDAVALHRRMAYVPGDVELWPNLTGGEAIDLLGRLRGGLDLARRAELIERFDLDPTKKGRTYSKGNRQKVAIVGALASDAELLLLDEPTAGLDPLMEVVFQDVIGQLKAEGRTVLLSSHILAQVEALADRVSIIRKGEIVQSGTLSQMRQLTRTTIEAETRQPAADLERLAGIHDLQAEDGRVRFAVDTDHLDEAVRTLTRFELRALTSHPPTLEELMLRHYGDELAARGNGDRRTVDRAAAGAAADAGEQR; encoded by the coding sequence GTGACCGCGGTGATCGCCACGTCCGGTCTGGTCAAGACCTTCGGTTCGACCCGTGCCCTCGACCAGGTGGACCTCACGGTGACGGCCGGCGAGGTTCACGGCTTCCTCGGTCCGAACGGCGCCGGCAAGTCGACCACCATCCGGGTGCTGCTCGGGCTGCTGCGTGCCGACGCCGGCGGCGTCGAGGTGCTCGGCGCAGACCCGTGGCGCGACGCGGTCGCCCTGCACCGCCGGATGGCGTACGTGCCGGGCGACGTCGAGCTGTGGCCGAACCTCACCGGCGGTGAGGCGATCGACCTGCTCGGCCGGCTGCGCGGTGGCCTCGACCTCGCCCGCCGCGCCGAGCTCATCGAGCGCTTCGACCTCGACCCCACCAAGAAGGGCCGCACCTACTCCAAGGGCAACCGCCAGAAGGTCGCGATCGTCGGGGCCCTCGCATCGGACGCGGAGCTGCTCCTGCTCGACGAGCCGACCGCCGGCCTCGACCCCTTGATGGAGGTGGTGTTCCAGGACGTGATCGGCCAGCTGAAGGCGGAGGGCCGCACGGTGCTGCTCTCGAGCCACATCCTGGCCCAGGTCGAGGCGCTCGCCGATCGCGTCAGCATCATCCGGAAGGGCGAGATCGTGCAGTCCGGGACCCTCAGCCAGATGCGCCAACTGACGCGGACCACGATCGAGGCCGAGACCCGACAACCCGCCGCGGACCTCGAGCGGCTGGCCGGCATCCACGACCTGCAGGCCGAGGACGGCCGGGTGCGGTTCGCGGTCGACACCGACCACCTCGACGAGGCGGTCCGCACGCTGACCCGCTTCGAGCTGCGTGCGTTGACGAGCCACCCACCGACGCTGGAGGAGCTCATGCTGCGCCACTACGGCGACGAGCTCGCCGCGCGGGGCAACGGCGACCGGCGGACGGTCGATCGAGCCGCGGCCGGAGCCGCAGCTGACGCGGGGGAGCAGCGATGA
- a CDS encoding VOC family protein translates to MISGTHAILYSNDAEVDRQFLLELLGTPHVDAGDGWLILKLPPAEVAVHPTEGAPKQELYLMVDDADAFVRDLGERGVDVVAPVSDQGWGRVLTFRLPSGAPLSAYEPRHDTAHSLPD, encoded by the coding sequence GTGATCTCCGGCACACACGCGATCCTGTACAGCAACGACGCCGAGGTCGATCGGCAGTTCCTGCTCGAACTGCTGGGCACGCCCCACGTCGATGCCGGCGACGGGTGGCTCATCCTCAAGCTGCCGCCCGCGGAGGTCGCGGTGCACCCGACGGAGGGGGCTCCGAAGCAGGAGCTGTACCTGATGGTCGACGACGCGGACGCGTTCGTCCGCGACCTCGGGGAGCGGGGCGTCGACGTGGTTGCCCCGGTCTCCGACCAGGGGTGGGGGCGGGTCCTGACGTTCCGCCTGCCGAGCGGGGCCCCGCTGTCGGCCTACGAGCCGCGGCACGACACCGCCCACTCCCTACCGGACTGA
- a CDS encoding LLM class flavin-dependent oxidoreductase encodes MTKLGAILRPQTPPELLREATEAADAAGLDELWLWEDCFLQSGIASAAAALAWTQHLEVGVGLLPVPLRNVALTAMEIATLDRMFPGRLHVAVGHGVQSWMGQAGARVESPMTLLREHVTALRSLLCGELVTANGRYVTLDGVQLGWPPAQSPPIHVGATGPRTLRLAGELADGTVLTGGTSPAQVTARCRLVEEGREAGGSTDPHRVTVYLLAATGADAGARLHAEVPPDDEADEPLWVAGDARTVADAVDRWAAAGADAVILQPTGDEPDPIGFVRFVAEQVSPLVSL; translated from the coding sequence GTGACGAAGCTCGGTGCGATCCTGCGCCCACAGACGCCCCCCGAGCTGCTGCGGGAGGCCACCGAGGCAGCCGACGCCGCGGGGCTCGACGAGCTGTGGCTGTGGGAGGACTGCTTCCTGCAGAGCGGCATCGCGAGCGCTGCCGCGGCGCTCGCCTGGACGCAGCACCTCGAGGTCGGGGTCGGGCTGCTGCCCGTCCCACTGCGCAACGTCGCGCTCACGGCGATGGAGATCGCCACGCTCGACCGGATGTTCCCCGGCCGTCTGCACGTCGCGGTCGGACACGGCGTCCAGAGCTGGATGGGCCAGGCGGGCGCACGGGTCGAGTCACCGATGACCCTGCTGCGCGAGCACGTGACCGCGCTGCGGTCGCTGCTGTGTGGCGAGCTGGTGACGGCGAACGGCCGGTACGTCACGCTCGACGGGGTTCAGCTCGGCTGGCCGCCCGCGCAGTCCCCGCCGATCCACGTGGGGGCGACCGGCCCACGGACGCTCCGGCTCGCCGGCGAACTGGCGGACGGCACGGTGCTGACGGGGGGCACGTCACCCGCACAGGTCACCGCTCGATGTCGACTCGTGGAGGAGGGACGGGAGGCGGGCGGAAGCACCGATCCGCACCGCGTGACCGTCTACCTCCTGGCCGCCACGGGCGCGGATGCCGGGGCGCGGCTGCACGCTGAGGTGCCCCCGGACGACGAAGCGGACGAGCCACTGTGGGTCGCGGGCGACGCGCGTACCGTCGCGGACGCCGTGGACCGGTGGGCCGCCGCGGGGGCGGATGCGGTGATCCTCCAGCCGACCGGGGACGAACCGGACCCGATCGGCTTCGTCCGGTTCGTCGCCGAGCAGGTCTCACCGCTCGTCAGCCTCTGA